GTGTCCGGAATACCGTCGACCGACGGCAGTTGACCGTTACCGAGCTGAAGTAGCCAAGCAGCGAAGTCGGCGTCGTTGTCGGCGCGCATGTTCCGCGTCAGCCGAAACTGTTCAAACTCTCTCCACAATGAGTGGCGTTTGATAGATGACATGACGATGGAGCTCCTGTTCCCCCGGCGAACGACGGGCAATATCTGCCTgacatttattattagatattatttatagtttaccaCCAAACGGTAGTGCCGATCCCATGATGTCCTTGAGCAAACGATCGACCACCGTGAATTGTAGGCCCGGGGACATGGGCGCTTCGTCCCAGACAATCGGCGAAGCTTCACGTATCCTTTGCGCCCGCAAAGACTGCATGGTGATGCTCGAAGTAGATTGTTCGGTCAGCGTTCCCAATGGCAATCCGAAAGTCGAGTGCATCGTTATGCCGCCCTCCATGAGGGATGCGGCGATCCCAGTGTATGCCACGCTCAACACCGTTTGTTGTCTATTATGAAGCGACGATATTAGGCATCCGTATAGAGTCGTTTTTCCCGTGCCTCCTGGCCCGTCGACGTAGAACATTTTCTGGACGTTGCGGTAGTCGTCAACGGCCGCCATCACTCGATCGTACACCGTTCGCTGTTCGTCGTTCAAGTCGCACAATCGTTGTTGCCAAGCAACAACCGCATCTATTGCACCGAACATTTGGTCGTCTTGATCCGGTTCCAGTAGATGGTCGTCTGGATTGGGTAGACCGTAGTCGTTGAGTGATTTTCCGCGTGCACGAAGTAGGTCTCCGGTTGCTTTGAGACATGCCGCCCTCGCGCGGCCGACGTTTTGGAAGCGCTGATTGAAGTCTTCCATCATGTTGACCTCGAAACGCCGGTACAGGTCCGCGGGGTCCGCGGGATGGCAAAACAATAGTATCGTGACGTATAGATAACGCAGTTGAGTGGCTGTGTCCAACGACGATGATTCTGTCAAGCTCGCCCGCCACGCTTCGTCGTCTTCCAACAATCCCAAAGCAACGGCTGCGGCCGCGAATGTGGCATGTACGACCCCGTTTACCGTCTTCAAGTCTCGGAAAGACCGCGGGCCTCTTCTGTTTAAGAGTAGCAGTCGTAGATGATAACGGTCTCTATCTAGTGGGTTGACGACGTACATCCGAGCTAACGTCTCGCGAGGTGCCTGTCTACACCGCAGTCTCCACTCTTTTGACGATGCTTGCCAAGTGTAATGTATCGGTATCTCGTGGTACAGATACTGTCGGGCATAAACGTTTCTCTCGTTGAGCGCGAAGAACGCCGTGAGTTTTGTGTGAGGTAGGGCGTGGTTTTGTACCCCCTGTAGTTCTTGTCCACACGCAAAGTACACGTTGTGGTAGTTTTCTAGGTGCACCGGAAGTCTAACTACCGTGTGACTGATGTCGTGTAATTTATACGCAAACAACCTCCAGATGGCTTCTGGTGGGCTAACGTACCTCGAATTTATGAAACTGAAAACAacatttatgtatgtatgtaaatatttagaatagttgttaaaaaaaaaatcaatagttatttaaaatttcattattacatatgtaatatatttatatacatatgtatataaaatattgtcatgAGTAAAATGTTGTAATACTATTGTTTgtgatgtatgtataataaatgtaattatgtcTGAGTATAGTGTAACACTATTGCAATTGCAATGCTAATAAAGAAGAATAcgataaatgttgtttttgtttatCTGGTTcaatataacaacatattaatatttcttcaatttgattttttttttttttttttagtttaacacAAGTGTAGTtaaggtttaaaaaaataatacagaacTTTTTAAATAGTCAATctgtccataataatataataatattatatacaaacaaaagaggttacatattaaaatttttttaaatatttttttttgcattttaattatattctatgtaCATAACTTAAGACATTAAGACTTAGTCTAATAAGTGTTAAATGGCTttcaaaaatctaatttatttctttaatgtattacaaatgttaataatatgatgtaattattaatttcttaataatatactgttagtGTTAAGTTTTTGTAGTGTGAACAGAGAAATGCTTGTCAAATGAAACAAATGAATAACATATATATGAAATttctaatttacaaaataccggttttaatattttatattatgctgaACGGCTTTCCTAAAATGTCTTTACTATTGAAATGAGATGGAGATGATTGAGTATTACATGTAGTTTTGCgcattgaaataatgaaaaataatttaaaatgaatacagtTATTGATTGaggagtaaatattattatatgaatgatGATTGTGATATACAGTTGTCAACTGGCCATGCTGATACTACTGTAGTGACTATCAAATAAGAGATATCATGCACTATGTGGGTAGTTGTTTTAAGCTAATactctaaacaattttttttaaacataatatcaagTTATACTCAACAACTCTAAATTAATGAACACCAGTAGTTTATACTCTCCTGTTCTATGCTGTGTTTGTgtacaataatttaagtttacatAAGTTGCAAGTGCAATGTACGTTAGGTTGGGGAGTCACAGTGAGGCCAGGACACCAAAAAGCTTTACAAATGCAATagtttaaagaataaaatgtgTTAACTTATAGAAAAATGCATTTTGATAACATACCTGTCTATTTCATTTCCGTTCCATACTTCCATGGTCGCAGCATCGTGCCctttatatacgtatttatacaAATACTGAACACTCTTCACAGTGGAGCATACCTCTACGTTAATGTGTGCATCATATTTTGCTAACAGGTACGGATTGTAAGGCACGACAAACTCGTTGCTGACCTCTTGATTTCTGACCCTGGCCACAGGTCCGTTGTTTGGCCGGCGGTACTTCGGGTAACCGCCATCAGAAATGTATACAGTCTCTTCGCTGTATTCTTTTGGAAACTTTTTTCCACCATACATGGGCTGTTTGGGTTTAGCGTGCCACACGGCCTGTGGATCATGTGTCTCGTCACACAATCGAATAGACGCGGATCAATCACCGGGTCTGGTAAGAAGGCGCACACTACATTGTCAACATCGTCAGCGGTTAGAAACTTGCTACCCTCACTCAGAATGATCAGTATGTGGGCGTGCGGCAGTCCTCGTTTCTGAAACTCGACAGTATAAACATATGCATCGAcattaccaaatatattgttCACCGTTATGTCGCGCATTAGCTGCTTGAGTTTCGCGTTGAACACTCTAGACACCAGGTCCGGTCCGTCGCTTGCCGTGGCCCATCTCGGTAGGTTCTGTGTGATCTCCGGCCATGTAGGATTACATGTTAGGATATAAAAAGATTAGGCTTTCTACACTTACACACAATGCCCATCGCGTCATGATAACACTGTTTCATGAAACGGGGACCGCCTGTGAACGACGATGGCAAAATCATCCTACGACCGACACCCGCTATGGGTGCGTCGAGTTGGAGCTGTTGGTTGATGTGATCCACAAGTCCCTGATACGATTCCGTGAAAAGCTCAGCTTGATGCCATCTAATGTACTGTAAGTTGTTCGCTTCCATTCGAACGTAATGATCACCCACAAACTGTTGCAACAGAAATCAACCATTATGTAATAAACTCATTGTATCGTTGATTGTGTCGTTGTTGCCATTGTAACGAATAGCAAGACGATAGCAAGTATACTCCCTGATACTGTTCCGATTTCGAACAGGGGTACGGCGAAGGCCCTTTTGTAGCAAGCGTTGATGCCAACCGAGGTCTCCTCGTGGAAAGAGTAGGGGATACAGCATTGGATCCGCGTTTGAAGAGCCGGCTGGTATGGTCTGTAGCCGACGATGTTGCGGGTCAATCGGATTCCAGTCGTGAATGACCAGATCGACGTTTGTTAACGGTTGACCGTCATCACCGACAAACAATACTGCGACTTCGTTAACCGTTTCAGGCGGTGGGTTGTATCGTCTCCTGTCCACATTTCCGTCGGCGACAAAATGCATTCTCACTCTCCTTGGAAGCAACTGAGGATCTCTGCCGGGAGCGTTTTCTCCAGCCCACACTTCTCGCATTGTTCTGTAACAAAGTAACACggttttctgatttattttacaaaattgaaatcgattaatccttgtgtaggtacatgtttGTAGCGCATACATTGGTGTATTGTTGATGTTCTCAGAAGTGTCAACAACAGAGTCTTATTTAATTGATGCTCACACATAATGTCAACAAAAGTAATGTGgtggtgtaaaaaaatgaaaaagagtagcataatgcaaaatgtattacaatgtagaatacaaagtgttttgtttaaatacactgagttgaagtgtatttaagtacataagaaACACAAACAAAAGTAATCCGTAGAATTCATTACTCTAACTCTAGGAGGTCCATTTCCTTGGCCCCCCCACTTGTGAAATTCAGGTATCCGACCACGCCAATCGTTTGTGCCCTGTGGTCCCACGTTTGTGCCCCCCTCCCGACCAGATTTATACCGAGGGGGGCCAACGAAACGGGAGCCCCCCAACTTGAGAAATTCAGGAATCCGACCACGCCAATCGTTTGTGCCCTGTTTGTGCCGTTTGTGCCCGGTGGTCCCACGTTTGTGCCCCCCTCCCGACCAGATTTATACCGAGGGGGGGCCAACGAAACGGGAGCCCCCCAACTTGAGAAATTCAGGAATCCGACCACGCCAATCGTTTGTGCCCTGTTTGTGCCGTTTGTGCCCGGTGGTCCCACGTTTGTGCCCCCCTCCCGACCAGATTTATACCGAGGGGGGGCCAACGAAACGGGAGCCCCCCAACTTGAGAAATTCAGGAATCCGACCACGCCAATCGTTTGTGCCCTGTTTGTGCCGTTTGTGCCCGGTGGTCCCACGTTTGTGCCCCCCTCCCGACCAGATTTATACCGAGGGGGGGCCAACGAAACGGGAGCCCCCCAACTTGAGAAATTCAGGAATCCGACCACGCCAATCGTTTGTGCCCTGTTTGTGCCGTTTGTGCCCTGTGGTCCCACGTTTGTGCCCCCCTCCCAACCAGATTTATACCGAGGGGGGCCAACGAAACGGGAGCCCCCCCACTTGAGAAATTCAGGAATCCGACCACGCCAATCGTTTGTGCCCTGTTTGTGCCGTTTGTGCCCGGTGGTCCCACGTTTGTGCCCCCCTCCCGACCAGATTTATACCGAGGGGGGGCCAACGAAACGGGAGCCCCCCAACTTGAGAAATTCAGGAATCCGACCACGCCAATCGTTTGTGCCCTGTTTGTGCCGTTTGTGCCCGGTGGTCCCACGTTTGTGCCGTTATGTTTAGtcaaaaaaatctataatttgataaaaaataatatttgaaaaatctattctataattaaaaaatcttaattttataaaataagtctATATTTAATGGAAAATCTATGTTGAATAAAAATCATCTTCTTAAAATCTCATAAAATAtcgttgtttaataaaaaaaattgattttgattaaaaatcaatattaaataatcatatatatatatatatatatatatttaattaaaaaacccATTAAATTCTTGTAGATCATGTTCAGTGAATTTTTTATTGTGAAGACAGGAAGACTTagtgttttcttgtttttttgtttacgatgcattataatattgattaatatatataatcagtACATGTATCAgcgatattaataattcatatagcTAGTACTTACCAACACTATTTTAGTGTTATTTGAAGTGTCACAATAATACCACTTTCACTTTGcggtcaatattattttatacaaccacttattgttacataattttctgttgtatacctatttatatttgtatacatttgagTGATCACCTTTTTAAAGAACAAACTAGTTAAACGATTAATCGATTCTTGTATGTCTTATGTAGATATTATGGTACCTACGTATCCCTAATTTTGCTTTAATCCACGCAAATTATATGCACAGCTttgcaattaatattatgtatcaaaaaagtggataaaaacatttataagtactgcatttattaaatttaaaaaatacctttaATGTTAGtcttttaacaatataaaatcaaataaaaatacaaatataaaatattattacaaggtATATAATAACATCTCGCAGTTTACAGTCTTATTTGGCCTGTTTCTTACAACTGTCTTCTGCATGTCATCAAACATTTGCCATTGGTTCTGCGCTTCCCGAAAAGAATGAAATAACATGTGGCCCGTTTTCTCACTGCTTATACCTAAAATCAAGttaggtatgatattatgatcagatttaataaaaacctaTAGTTTAGTTAATACTCCAAAGTTAGGTAATGAGTTTTGGATAATTTTTCTAGTTAAAAAAGAAACAAGAATATACCAACAAGTTATTTAGACAGGTATTCATTTTctagttaactattttttcaaatatcacaCTAACGCCTTTGTAGATcgtttagaaaattatttttgaataaatcaatttattttgtttcaaaactTCATACCATAACATATCACAGTCAaaacattcaacattttaaaaaatacctctTTTTAATTCAATAGCTCCTCGAAGTTTGTATGATTTTCCTTGTATgcttaacattttttgaattgaaTCAAGTTTGCATGATATTCCTTGAGCGTAATTAGATGAGCTTACTTTACTATAATCAATAAGTTTTTTTGTAAGAACGAAAATATGATAACCATACCTAAAACACATaaaagacaataaaatataacaattataattttatattaacataaaaatacatttattcttaTCAGATATGTTACCTTAAATTATTCTCGATGATTTTTCCACACATATAACAATTTTCTTCTTCAGACTGTATAGATGattgtacattttgtattttgtctatattggaaattaaaaatgtactaaaaaagCTCTTGGCTGGACAGTTTTCACAGTTTCTTGTAATTATGCGTGAAGGATAAtctttaaacaatttttgtattaGAAGTTCTATGGTAGTTTCtgaatttatatgataaatataactgGATTTTAGGATATTTTCTTTATCTGTGATACTTTCTAAAATGATGGCTCGTTTTTTATACGTCTGGACATTGACACCATCTCGAAGAGCATTACAAActaagttgaataataataaatcttcttttttactatttataaactgATTATAAAGCGGACTATCACACATGCTGACACATAGTGCATGTACTATCGAATCGAATGCACATGTATTTGTTAccacaaaatgtttattgttaattaaaactGGAGATAATTTTGATAACGACCCATTTTGTAAAATTCCAATAACAATACTTTTGGTTTGACTTTGgtcattatataaaactattgtagGATCTTTATCTAAGTAGttcttcttttttctttttttttctggtACCAAAGCTTCGTTGCCccaattttccaaaattaaatCTTCATTAATTgcattaatattagatatattggATGTGTGACATCCAATACATTTTCGTTTTTCACCATAGCCTTCCTCATTACCTACCGACACAGAACATTCATCTAATACATGGACATTGGCactacaaataatacatttatgagcATCACTTGGAAAATCACCGTTTTTGCAAGCTGGACATAAATTTACAGTGTCGTAATTTGGCTGAATCAAATCTTCATTATTTGGTTGTATTTGATGAACTGTAGAACTTATATTTCTTGACTCAGATAGAATAATAGACCCCTCGACTGATTTAATATGCGTTTTAATAAAGTCATCTATTCTTAATGGTAGAGTCTTATGattgaaaattcgatttttcaaatcattaaataGACTTTCACTCGAAGCACTACTTTCAGTGGTTTtgccatatttaaaaatagataccATAACTGCAGACCAGATAGGAATAAACTTACAAAAGTCTTTCAATTTTTTGGCTAGTGGTTcgttaaaatgcatattatcatGTGTACCTTCATCGTTTTTTTCTTTAGCTTCAATTACGCACTCATTATAAATATCAGAAATAACTTTAAACATTTGTGATTTATAACCAGAATGAAAATGGTCTAGAATTTCTTCGTCTATATTTTCTACATGTTTATCAATATGTTCATGGTCATTTTCTTGAATAATATCTAACATAAACTCATCATTGGcaattctatttttcaaatatgttttGGCAACATCACATTTATTCGCTTTACCGGTCACTATATTTGACCCATCAGTTTCATTCAaggcaataataaaaattagttccAGTATTTTTTTTGCATCATTAAAGTTGGTACAAGAAATAATTAAACCAATAGCtcgcaaataaaaattttttattctatatgtTAGTCCTTTAAATTCATTCCAACTTGttataagtttcataatatgTGCTATATCATTCCGTATAAAACAATTTGGGATAGAATATTTACCTGGGGTTAGAACTAATGAGGAACACACTTCTAaatatgttgttaaatttgaatactggGTAAACGAACGTACACATGCAGACATTAGTGCTATAGACTGGTCAGTCACAACAATTTTCGGTGATGGAGCGCCATCGCGGGTCCATTGCATCAACCAATGTGATATACTGTTATTGTCATGTCTTTCGGACAACATATGAGCTACAGGAAATTGACTTTGTCCATTGTGTAAAGCaatttcatacaaaaaaattgcaCTGCATTTCCTCCCTGAGATAAGTACCGGCTTTCTAACTACACCTCCGGTAGCATCAATGGAAATTAATGGAGTTTTTGATTGTTTCGCGTATTGCCGATAAGCATTCATCTGAATTGTTGACCAATAATGGACAAAAAATCTGTCGTAACCAATATCTCTAATTATTGTGGAATAGGGAATATcgttttttaaaatagataaacTCAATATGGAGTCATCATGTTCTTGCtcttttttaatagctttagATTTAAGAACACGCAATGCATTAAGTGAAGGTAAATGACTTGGCTCTTTGTCTCCAAAATTCATCAAACGACTTGCTTCATTTCTACGAATGAAAGATGCTGTTTGATTCAAATCTACAAGCTGTTTTAAAGCCTTTGACCTTGCACTTCCAATTAGTTTTCTTTTACCTCCACCTAAACATGACTCAAAATTTCCAGAATATGTACAGTTTATTATGGCTCTAGAATTTTCGTGTGGCTTTTTGTCCATTAAACCTTTAAATGTACTATTGCACTCAGAACACGAACCATCCATTACCAAATAAAAAGTCCCATCTTTATAAATTTTGGCACGCTTATAtaccaatttacaatttatttttatttgttcataaacATGTTCATTTATTAAAGGAGTCCATTGTCCAGGTTGTAGTACTGTATATGTTCTACCAGAATTCAtacgatacgaattattataatataccacagACTTTGGGCAGATTTGATCCCATTCCTTCGACGATAatgttatattgaattttatggtattaaaatcattatctgATTGAGAATCAGTATTTGAATGAAAATCCTTATCTAACTGAGAACCCTCATAATCAAcgcaatttaaattttcattatttttaactaaagagTCGCGAATGGCTTGTAAAATATTACCCCTATTTGCCTTTACATAAGTGTGAAGATATTTGGAGTTCATTTTGTGATTCAACGACGTAGAGAGTAAATTCCAGATATCATGACTACGAGGATGAAGGCGGTTCTTATCGTCAAAATAGTCAGATGCATTTATGCGTAAAATTGCTTCCTTTAAATCGTCAAATGATATTACTAATTTCTTAGGCattatgtatttgataatactaTAAACTAAAACTGCAATAccatacctaaaataaaaaatattcgtttaaatGGGTGATctca
This genomic window from Metopolophium dirhodum isolate CAU chromosome 1, ASM1992520v1, whole genome shotgun sequence contains:
- the LOC132947365 gene encoding uncharacterized protein LOC132947365, whose protein sequence is MEANNLQYIRWHQAELFTESYQGLVDHINQQLQLDAPIAGVGRRMILPSSFTGGPRFMKQCYHDAMGINLPRWATASDGPDLVSRVFNAKLKQLMRDITVNNIFGNVDAYVYTVEFQKRGLPHAHILIILSEGSKFLTADDVDNVVCAFLPDPAVWHAKPKQPMYGGKKFPKEYSEETVYISDGGYPKYRRPNNGPVARVRNQEVSNEFVVPYNPYLLAKYDAHINVEVCSTVKSVQYLYKYVYKGHDAATMEVWNGNEIDSFINSRYVSPPEAIWRLFAYKLHDISHTVVRLPVHLENYHNVYFACGQELQGVQNHALPHTKLTAFFALNERNVYARQYLYHEIPIHYTWQASSKEWRLRCRQAPRETLARMYVVNPLDRDRYHLRLLLLNRRGPRSFRDLKTVNGVVHATFAAAAVALGLLEDDEAWRASLTESSSLDTATQLRYLYVTILLFCHPADPADLYRRFEVNMMEDFNQRFQNVGRARAACLKATGDLLRARGKSLNDYGLPNPDDHLLEPDQDDQMFGAIDAVVAWQQRLCDLNDEQRTVYDRVMAAVDDYRNVQKMFYVDGPGGTGKTTLYGCLISSLHNRQQTVLSVAYTGIAASLMEGGITMHSTFGLPLGTLTEQSTSSITMQSLRAQRIREASPIVWDEAPMSPGLQFTVVDRLLKDIMGSALPFGGKL